The following coding sequences lie in one Planctomicrobium piriforme genomic window:
- a CDS encoding YCF48-related protein yields MRHRFLYSLLLRRAIYGFMFALLSASTVQAAERAPILLQAKFTAPLPEQDDAALRAVTCVGKTVWAVGDRGAVWRSTDAGATWSFIALPKETHAFSLHSVCFLTDRVGWIAGGTVLPVGGVLQGVVLATNDGGQTWQVQPGQGLPYLRHIQFFDLSNGIAVGERSTDYPSGALQTTDGGLTWNPLTAKKSGTWIAASFVSADRGILGGTQGTQAAVDRSSILPAGSGSKALFAWHGASLDLQGQGWMAGDGAALVRTVNHGVSWQSVQENLPSQLDDFTNFACVLHRGTNVWVAGTPGSVIWHSPDAGTTWRPARTGDPTPLTAIQFIDDQQGIAVGQLGKICVTRDGGRNWTAVRGGQRRLACLALQTHAARTALPFLTRWSREEGYRTAVMIATRRDLGEDAHAVQQLDMRLAHAVQTAGGSRGWIDWRLPLALPLIEGDRDQLLEEWTLLTDRRLSDVLLASLVGEIRTWRPSVLLIDERRDGEYATELLQRAIEKAMSLAADPTFALNQTQIAGLAPWTVKKLVLQRKDGTAGTVRLDPFEILPRQQSTLDVATASAQGQLHQRVNGNVLHTEFLISRTQGEPAPSDRMVFGDLALGSDARREMPPIRTLDYDRLTQEINHRRTVTAASARIIADPERAGMLLGQLKEIIAPLSPEQAAQQLSVLGRMYHQRGEWSLAESVYSELIVRYPDQPPAVDAMLWLMQFWTSAEMNWQRLRTMQATRTQVRTNPLGEGINQAALETALKTVREQSTKTAAALNAPRLAATVMEDVTPFAPNMGDMQSVVTASGTSSNPQQMQLARWQAAASSVSKSLRAAYPHLFQNPEVQFVTAALYRRRGESNKADEIYGTFMKSLSDDPWNIAARGEAYLLRPGVQSPKPMIVCKQTRMPPMLDGVLSDPCWTQAAEIRLGEDASETYVGSRSAAPRAAKSNPQPVVFLAHDDRFLYLAASVPLDPTLPTDAPELPGRTHDADLAGFDRLCLQLDVDRDYATYYQFEVDQRGQTRDACWDNQAYNPTWYCAATRAQDAWRVECAIPLGELLPAERIIGTAWGVGITRLQPGRGSQSWTGSGSTSPQPALFGLMRFE; encoded by the coding sequence ATGCGCCACAGGTTCTTATACAGTCTCTTATTACGCCGAGCCATCTACGGCTTCATGTTCGCGCTGCTTTCCGCATCAACAGTGCAGGCCGCCGAACGGGCGCCGATTCTCCTCCAGGCAAAGTTCACCGCACCGTTACCGGAACAGGACGACGCAGCCCTTCGCGCCGTCACCTGCGTCGGCAAAACAGTCTGGGCCGTCGGCGATCGTGGCGCTGTCTGGAGGTCGACCGATGCCGGGGCGACCTGGAGCTTCATTGCCCTGCCGAAAGAGACGCATGCGTTCTCACTGCACAGCGTTTGTTTTCTGACCGATCGAGTCGGCTGGATCGCAGGTGGAACCGTCCTGCCGGTCGGCGGCGTCCTGCAAGGAGTTGTTCTCGCCACCAACGATGGCGGCCAGACCTGGCAGGTGCAGCCGGGGCAGGGGCTGCCGTATCTCAGACACATTCAGTTCTTCGATCTCTCGAACGGTATCGCCGTCGGCGAACGCTCGACCGACTATCCCAGCGGCGCGCTGCAAACGACCGACGGCGGACTCACCTGGAATCCCCTGACCGCAAAGAAGTCCGGAACCTGGATTGCGGCTTCCTTCGTCAGCGCGGACCGCGGCATCCTCGGGGGAACTCAAGGAACACAGGCGGCAGTCGATCGCAGTTCGATTCTCCCGGCCGGCTCCGGATCAAAGGCCCTGTTCGCCTGGCACGGGGCCTCACTGGATCTCCAGGGCCAGGGCTGGATGGCCGGCGATGGCGCGGCACTGGTGCGGACGGTGAATCACGGCGTCTCCTGGCAATCGGTGCAGGAGAACCTGCCGTCACAGCTCGATGACTTCACCAACTTCGCCTGCGTGCTGCATCGCGGCACGAACGTCTGGGTGGCAGGCACACCGGGTTCCGTGATCTGGCACTCGCCCGACGCCGGGACGACATGGCGACCTGCGCGGACAGGCGACCCCACGCCATTAACCGCGATTCAATTCATCGATGACCAGCAGGGGATTGCCGTCGGGCAGTTGGGAAAGATCTGCGTCACTCGAGACGGCGGACGCAATTGGACGGCAGTTCGCGGCGGCCAGCGGCGACTGGCCTGTCTCGCGCTGCAGACGCATGCCGCACGGACCGCGTTACCGTTCCTGACCAGATGGTCGCGGGAAGAGGGATATCGCACAGCCGTGATGATCGCCACGCGACGCGATCTCGGAGAAGACGCCCATGCCGTCCAGCAGCTCGACATGCGGCTGGCACATGCCGTACAGACCGCAGGCGGCAGCCGCGGCTGGATCGACTGGCGATTGCCGTTGGCGTTGCCGCTGATCGAAGGGGATCGCGACCAGTTGCTCGAAGAATGGACGCTGCTGACCGACCGTCGGCTCAGCGATGTCTTGCTCGCCTCGCTGGTCGGAGAGATCCGCACCTGGCGGCCTTCGGTGCTGCTGATTGACGAACGCCGCGACGGCGAGTATGCGACCGAACTCTTGCAACGCGCGATCGAGAAAGCGATGTCGCTCGCCGCCGACCCCACGTTTGCGTTAAATCAAACCCAGATCGCAGGTCTCGCCCCCTGGACCGTCAAAAAGCTGGTCCTGCAACGCAAAGATGGCACCGCCGGCACGGTGCGCCTCGATCCGTTTGAAATCCTGCCGCGACAGCAATCGACGCTCGATGTGGCGACCGCCTCGGCGCAGGGGCAACTGCATCAACGAGTCAACGGCAACGTACTGCACACCGAGTTCCTCATCTCCCGCACGCAGGGAGAACCGGCCCCATCAGACCGCATGGTATTTGGCGACCTCGCTCTTGGAAGCGATGCCCGACGGGAGATGCCCCCGATCAGAACGCTCGACTACGACCGCCTGACACAGGAGATCAACCACCGCCGCACCGTGACCGCGGCCAGCGCGCGAATCATCGCCGACCCCGAACGGGCCGGAATGCTGCTCGGACAACTCAAGGAAATCATCGCTCCGCTTTCACCTGAACAGGCTGCGCAGCAGTTGTCGGTCCTCGGCCGCATGTATCATCAACGGGGCGAGTGGTCGCTGGCCGAGTCGGTGTACTCCGAGTTGATTGTCCGCTATCCCGATCAACCGCCGGCGGTCGACGCCATGCTCTGGCTCATGCAGTTCTGGACCAGCGCTGAAATGAACTGGCAACGGCTGCGGACGATGCAGGCGACCAGAACCCAGGTGCGCACCAATCCCCTGGGAGAAGGCATCAATCAGGCCGCCCTCGAAACAGCGCTAAAAACAGTTCGCGAACAATCGACAAAAACAGCAGCCGCGCTCAACGCCCCGCGTCTCGCGGCAACGGTCATGGAAGACGTGACCCCGTTTGCACCCAACATGGGGGACATGCAGTCCGTCGTGACGGCGAGTGGAACGTCATCAAATCCGCAGCAGATGCAACTGGCCCGCTGGCAAGCCGCGGCAAGTTCTGTCTCGAAAAGCCTGCGAGCCGCCTACCCGCACCTGTTTCAGAACCCCGAAGTGCAATTTGTCACGGCTGCGTTGTATCGTCGTCGCGGTGAGTCGAACAAAGCCGACGAAATCTACGGCACGTTCATGAAGTCGCTGAGCGACGACCCCTGGAACATCGCCGCCCGGGGAGAAGCCTATCTGCTGCGGCCAGGCGTGCAGTCTCCCAAGCCGATGATCGTCTGCAAGCAGACGAGGATGCCGCCGATGCTCGACGGCGTGCTGTCGGACCCCTGCTGGACGCAGGCAGCGGAGATCCGGCTCGGCGAAGACGCCAGCGAAACGTATGTCGGTTCCCGTTCCGCCGCTCCTCGCGCGGCGAAGAGCAATCCACAACCAGTGGTCTTTCTGGCCCACGACGACCGCTTTCTGTATCTCGCAGCGAGCGTGCCGCTTGACCCCACGCTGCCGACCGACGCCCCAGAATTGCCCGGCCGCACACATGACGCCGACCTCGCCGGGTTCGACCGGCTCTGTCTGCAACTGGACGTCGACCGCGATTACGCGACCTACTATCAGTTCGAAGTCGATCAACGTGGACAGACGCGGGACGCCTGTTGGGACAATCAGGCGTACAACCCGACCTGGTACTGCGCGGCGACGCGTGCGCAGGACGCCTGGCGAGTGGAATGCGCGATCCCCCTGGGAGAACTGTTGCCGGCAGAGCGCATCATCGGCACGGCCTGGGGCGTGGGCATCACGCGGCTGCAACCAGGCCGCGGTTCCCAAAGCTGGACCGGCTCAGGCAGCACGAGCCCGCAACCAGCACTGTTCGGGCTGATGAGGTTCGAGTGA